The DNA region TTGCCATGTCCCCTGTGCCTGGAGGCAGGTCGAGTAGGAGCACGTCGAGGTCACCCCAGAAGACGTCGGCAAGGAATTGCTCGAGCGCGCGGTGAAGCATCGGGCCCCGCCACACGACGGGCTGGCCCTCCGGCACAAACATGCCGATGCTCACAGTCTTGACGTCGTGAGAGATCGGGGGCAGGAGCATGTCGTCGAGGCGCGTGGGCTGGCCCTTCACGCCGAGCATGCTCGGAATGGAGAAACCGAAGATGTCGGCGTCGAGGACTCCCACCTTGAGGCCGTCGGCCGCCATCGCCGCCGCGAGGTTCGCCGTGACGGTGGACTTGCCGACGCCGCCCTTGCCAGAGGCGATGGCGTAGATCTTGGTGAGGTTCCCGGGTTGAGTGAAGGGGATGACTGCCTCGGGCGCCCCTCCGCGCAACTTGGAGCGCAAGGCGAGACGCTGCTCGTCCGTCATCACTCCGAGTTCGATGCGGACGTCGGTGACGCCTTCGACGGACCGAACCGCCGCATCCACGTCGCTCGTGAGTCGTTCACGCATCGGGCACGCGGCGATCGTGAGGTCGATGCCGATCGTGGCGACCCCATCGTCGTCGATCTCGACGGAGCGCACCATCCCCACTTCCGTAATCGGTCTACGGATCTCGGGGTCGATCACCAGGGCCAGCGCGCTTCTCAACATGTCTTCGGTGGGCATGCCCACCATCGTACGGGTGCTTGCGCTGGACCTCCGCGCCGGTGCGCGGGCGCACAGACGCATGGTCCGACGCTTGGACGACACAGACTGCAGAAGCGCTCGCTACTCGCCGCTGACCTCGTCCTCGCGTTCGCGGTCCATGTCCTTGAGTTCCTCGAGAAGCGACCGAAGCTCACTGCGCACGAAGTCCCTGGTTGCGGTCTCGCCAAGAGCCTGGCGCAGCGCGGCGACCTCGCGGGCAAGGTATGCCGTATCCGCGAGAGACCGCTCGGCGCGCTGTCGGTCCTGTTCGGCGGAGACGCGGTCCCTGTCGTCCTGGCGGTTCTGTGCGAGCAGGATCAGGGGCGCCGCGTAGGAGGCCTGGAGCGACAAGATGAGGGTGAGCGCGGTGAAGTACAACTTGGGCGAGTCAAAGCGGAGGTGGTTCTCCGCCGTAAAGGGAATCGAGTTCCACACCAGCCACACGACGACGAATCCCGTGAGGTAAACCAGAAAACGAGGCGTTCCCAGGAACCTGGCGATTCCCTCCGAGACCCTGCCGAAGCGGTCGGACTCTTGACTCGAGCGTCGGGGCTTGAAGAGTTTGCGTTCGCCCTTGGGGCGGTCCAGGCGCTCAGCCATCGGACCCCTCCGTTGCCGTCGTGACCGCCTTCATCGCCGTCGTCATTCGAGAGGCGCGCGGTTCATGTTCGCGCCAGTCGCGCGGGAGCAGATGGTCGAGCACGTCGTCGATCGAGATCGCGCCGAGCAAGTGATTGTCCTCATCCACGACGGGCAGGGCCAGGATGTCGTACGCCGCCATGCGGCGGGCGACCTCGGCGAGTGAGTCGGCAGGCTCGAGCGAGGCGATCGCGGGATCAACAAAGTTGCCGACGCTGTCGTGCGGAGCCTCGCGAAGCAGCCTCTGCAGGTGGACGAGGCCGATGAAGCGGCCCGTGGGGGTTTCGAGCGGAGGGCGCACCACAAAGACCATCGACGCAAGGGCAGGGGCGATGGCCTCGACGCGCACGAGCGCGAGGCACGTCGCGACCGAGGTCTCGGGGCCGACGATCACGGGCTCGGTGGTCATGAGTCCACCCGCGGTGTCGTCCTCGTAGCCGAGGAGCTGGCGCACCTGTCGGGCGTCTTCTGGTTCCATGAGCTCGAGGAGTTCCGCGGCCTCGGTAGCGGGCAGGTCGCCCAAGAGGTCGGCGGCGTCGTCGGGATCCATGGCCTCGAGAACGTCCGCTGCGCGGTCCCTGCGCAGGGTGCTCAGCAGCGCGACTTGGTCCTCTTCGGGAAGTTCTTCGAGTACGTCGGCGAGGCGCTCGTTGTCGAGGGCTCCCGCGATTTCGGCCGATCGGGCGGGGCTCATCTCCATGAGTGCGGCCGCGAGGTCGGCGGGCTTGTAGTCGGCAAACGACTCGATGACGAGCGCGGCGCCCTGCATCTTGTCGCGGGTCGCGAGGCCCGTGACCTCGTCGAGGTCGACCACGGACGAGGCGCCCTTGCGCGAGAGGCCGAGCACCCCGCGCCTGCGCTCCCCGCTGCGGACGTACAACTTGGTGACCTGCCAGACGCGACCGCGCCCTTGTTCGATGGCGATGTCCTCGATGTAGGCGAGGGTTCGACCCGCCTTGAGGGTGACCGACCGCTCGAAGAGTTCGCCAATCGCAAGCGTTTCGGACGCGCGCGCCTGGAAGCGCCGCAGGTTCACCACACCCGTGCAGATGACTTGGCCGGGGTTGATCGACGTCACCCTGGTGAGCGGCATGAACACGCGTCGCCGACCGGGAACCTCGACGACGAGACCCACTGCGGTGGGCGCCCCGGATCTGCGCAGGAGGAGGACGACGTCGCGCACCCTACCCACGGCGTCACCAAGTGGGTCGAAAACGGTGGTGCCTGCTAGGCGCGCCACAAAGATTCGCTCGACTCCCGTACTCATAGGGCCAGCGTACTGTCGCCGCGCGGTGCTTTCGGGAGGCTACGCGCGGTGCTTTTGGAAGGTCACACGTGGTGCTGGGCAACCCCGAGGGCCTGCAAACCGAGCCAGCCGGCCGCGACATCGGTCTTGTCGCGCGACAACGCGAGCATCGTCGCGTAATCGATCGCCTCGGCGCGGGCCCTGGCGAAGGTCGGCATGTCGAGCCCGCCGAGGCCCTCAACGAACGCGTCCCAGTGGCTCGGTGGGAGGAGGACCAGGCATTGGCCGATGTCGGCCGCAGGGTCGCCCGCGCCGGCGTCTCCCCAGTCGATGATGCCCGCGAGAACTCCGTGGTAGGTGAGGATGTGCTGTCCCTTGAGGTCGAGGTGAGCCCACGTTGCCGCTGGTCGAGGGACGGACGCCCCGCGACCGAGGACGCGACGTGCGGCGTTCACGTTGAGCCGCCATGCGGTGCCGTCGGTGCGCCGGGCGAGTGTCGCGAGCCGATCCTCGAAGCGTGCCGCGCGCACCGCGAGCGGTTTCGACTTCCTGGGGTGCCGAGGAGCCTGAACCGGCGCGTCGGTGTGCAGTGCGGCGAGGGCGCGGCCGAGTTGGGTCGCGCCTGCGGGCGACAGGGGCGCCTTGGTTGCCGGCTCTCCTGGGACCCACGGGACGACGCTCCAGCGCCACGGAAACGCGGTGTTTGGCGATCCGACGCGCACCGGCACGGGCGCCCTGAATGGCCAAGAGGCGCCGATGCGAGGGAGCCAGTCGACCTCGGTCACGTGCCGATCGGCCGCGACTTGCCTGCGAGGCAACCTGACGGCCCACGCGTCGCCCAGGCGCCACACGATCGCATCCTTGCCCTCGAAGCGCTCGCCGAGCGCAAAACCGGCCGCCTCGGGCACCTGGTTGGTGATGAGAGATGTGACCAGAGCTGCGTCGACGCGCACCTCGGCCTCGGGTTGCGCCGTCGCAAGGGTCATGTCCTTACCCTAGAAGTGGGGGCACCCAGTGCATATAGCGCCTTGGCACAACGACACGCCGAGGCCGTTGTCGCTGACCTCCTCCACAAATCGGGAGTAATAAGACGAGCCCTCCCAAGGGTGACGCTTCGAGGTGGGCCACAGACGCCGTGACCTACCCCGTGCTGCGCTGAGGCCGGGCGAGAACGGCTTTCCAGGATTCGACGATCGCCACCGCGGAGGCGTCGATGTCGTCGCTCGTGGTCGCCGCGTCGGAGATGGACAGTCGCAAGATTCGTTGGCCCTTCCATGTGCTGGCCCCCGCCCACAGCGTGCCTTCGGCCTGAATGGCGACGATGACTGCGTCGGTCACTTTATCGTCGCCTGGCTCGCCTGGAGCCTCTCCAAACGCCACAGGAACCTGGTTGAGAACGGGCCGTGCGAGCACCTCGACGCCCGCGGCCCGGAGGAGGTCGGCAAATTGTGAGGCACGGTCGCACGAGTCGTCGATGAGTTGCGCGATTCCTGTGCGACCGCGCGCGGTGAGCAGCGCCCAGGTCTCGACGCCGCGCGCACGTTGAGACATGTGCGGGCCGAGGTGAAGCAGAGGTCGCTCGTCGGCGGTGGCGAGGTAGGGGGCGGTGATGGCCATGGCCCGGTAAAGGTCCTCACGTTCGCGCACGATGACCACTCCCAAGTCGTAGGGCGCGTTGAGCCACTTGTGCGCATCGGTCGCCCACGAGTCGGCGAGTTCGACGCCCTTGACGAGGTGTTTGCGCGTGGGTGACGCCGCCGCCCACAGGCCGAACGCGCCGTCGACGTGGACCCAGCCGCCGCGCTCGCGGACGCCAGGGATGATCCGCGCGAACGGGTCGGAAGAGCCGGATGTGACGTTGCCCGCCTGGAGGAGCACGAGAGTGAGTGCGTCGGTATCGGTGGGGAAGGCATCGGCGTCGATCGCCCCCGTTGCGTCGACGGGCACCCGCTCGATTATGCCGGGACCAAGACCCGCCATCCGCAGCGACTTGAGAACCGATGCGTGGACCTCGGCCCCAGCGATGACGCGGATGGCGGGCGCTCCCGTGAGGCCGTGCTCCTCGACGCTCCATCCGGCGCGCGCCAACAGGGCGTCCCGAGCCGCGACGATCGCGGTGAAGTTTGCCAGGGTGGCGCCCGTGGTGAAGGTGGCGACGGCGTCGGACGGGAGGCCGAGCAGGTCGACGATCCATCCCGCCGCCACCTCGTCAAGCACCGCGCCGACGGGCGACTGACCTGGCATCGCCACGTTCTGGTCCCATGCGCCCGCGAGGATCGCGGCGGCGGCCGCAGCAGGCTCCACGCCGCCGTTGACGTAGCCGAAGTAGCGGCCGACTCCCTGGTTGACGGTGGCGGGGGAGCCGAACACGTCGAGTTCTGCCAGCACGTCCCTCGCCGGGATCGGCTCGCTTTGCAAGGGGCGCCGGAAGATGTCGAGGGCGGCCACGGCATCGGCCGAGGGCGCGATCGGGCGGTAGGGGGCCGCCGCGAGGTAGCCGCCAGCGCGTCGGGCCGCCTCGGTCGTGAGGCCGATGCGCTCGCGGAGGCGGTTGAGCGCGGCGGGGTGGGTGCGAGCCTGGACGAGTGCGTGGGCGAGTGGAGAGGTCATGACGACGATGGTCTCGGTAACTGGACCCCGAACACCAGGGCCGGTCTGCGGATCACTGGCACTAGGCAAGGGGCGCCAGTTTGCGGCATGCTGGCTCGCATGCGGACCACAGCCGAACAGCTCACGGACGTCCTTGACCACTGGCAGACGGGCACGGGGCCGCTCTACGTCCAGTTGGCAAACGCGATCGTCTCCCTTGCCGAGTCGGGTTCGCTCGACCACGGCACCCGCATGCCTTCCGAGCGTGCGCTCGCCGATCACCTCCACCTTTCGCGCAACACGGTGACGGCCGCGTACCAGCGCCTGCGCGATGCGGGGTGGCTCGAGGTGCGCCCCGGCGCGGCGCCGACGCTCGGCGTGAGCTCTCGCGGGGTGCTGGGCCTCAGCCCACAAGAGCGGTTCGCGCAGATTCTTACCGGACAGGTGCAGCCGCTTGTCGCGTTCAACACGGCCTCGCCGCCGCCCGCACCCATCGTCAAGACCGCGCTCGAGGACATGGCGTCCTTCCTTGGGGGCTCGCCGGTGCAGGGCAACGGCTACGCCGCGCTCGGCGATAGGGACCTGGTGCTGGCGGTGACCGAGCACTTGCGCGCGCGCGGAGTGGATGCCAAGCCGGAGGAGGTCGTCATCACGGCTGGCTCTCAGCAGGCCATCTGGCTCGCCGTGACGATGCTCGCGAGCGCGCAGAGGCCGGTGGCGCTGGAGTCCGTGACCTACCCTGGGGTGTTCGACGCCGTTCATGCGGCGGGCTCGCGGCCGCTCGCGCTCCCAATGGGCCCCGCGGGGCTGGACGCGGCGGCGTCGATCAAGCTCTTGCGCGCCGCACGGCCGGACGTCGCTTACGTGACGACGTTCCACAACCCCACCGGCACCGCGCTTGCCGACGACGACGCCCGCATCCTGCTGGAGGCCGCCGCCGCGCTTGGAACCACCGTGATTGACGACAGGACCATCGGCGAACTGTCTCTTGACGGGGTGGACCGGACGCCATTTGCCGCGTTCGGCACGGGCGCTTCCGTGATCACCATCGGCGGGATGTCCAAGCTGTTTTGGGGCGGGTTGCGCGTGGGATGGCTGCACACCAATGCCACGCTCGCCGAGCAGTTGCGGCACCGCCGCGCGGCGATGGACCTCGGCTCGCCGTTGCTGTTTCAGCGGGTGGCGGCGCGGCTGCTCACCGAGCACTTCGACGAGACCAAGGGTGGCGCCTCGCGGCGCTACGTGAGTCACTCGATGCCGTGGACGACGCCGTCGCGGAGCACGGCCTCGATTGGGAATACTCGCGGCCGCTCGGCGGGCCCGCGTTGTGGGTGCGGCTTCCCGATGGCGGGGCGGCAAGGTTTGCCGCGCGGGCCGCGGAGGCGGGGGCGCCGGTCGCGGCGGGTGCGGCCTTCGAGGTGTTGCCCGGTGCCGGAGCCGACCACTTCCGGCTGCCGTTCTACCTGCCGCCCGAGGAGATGCGGCTAGGCATCAAGGTGCTTGCGGAGCGGGCGGCCTAGGCGGGCAGCGCTCCGAACCCGGCCATCGTGCGCTCCGAACCAATTTCGGGCGCAACACGCCGCCGCTTGGACCCGCAGGGAGTCTTGGCCGGCGTGTCGCGCTTGGTTTTGGTTCGTAGTGTCGCGGTCGATGCGTGAGGGGCGGTCGATGCGTGAGGGGCGCGGCGGCTAGGCGACTGAGCCTGCGGCGAGCCGCAGCGAGCGCTCGCGGTCGTCCGCGTCGAGCGCTCCGTGCACGGTGATGAGTTCGTCGGCCCGCGCCTCCGTCGCGAAGCTCTCCAGATACTCGCGCACGTCCGCGGCGGTGCCCACGGCCGTGTACCTGGCCATCTGCGCTGTCTGTGCGCCGCCTGGGCTCGCCAGGAATGCGTCCACCTCGTCGTCGCTGTACTCGCGCGCTATGGGTCCGCGTTGGATCATTCCGCGCACCCTGCGCCTGCGCGACGTCGCGAACTGGGTCGCGGCGTCGGCAGGGTCGTCGGCGGCGTAGACGCTCACTCCCGCGATGACGTAGGGCTCGGCCAGGGCATCGGACGGCTGGAAGGTGTCGCGGTAGACCCGCACGGCGTCGTGGAGCGCGGCGGGCGCGAAGTGCGAGGCGAACGCGTAGGGCAGGCCCAGCGCGGCTGCCAACTGGGCGCCAAACAGGGACGAGCCCAGGATGTACAGCGGGACCGCGTCGGCGGCCGATGCCGCGTGGGGCACGGACTGGACGCCCGGCACCCGGGAAGCACCGGCGAGGTAGTCGCGCAGCTCGACCACGTCGTCGGGGAAGCGGTCGGAATCGGAGGGGGAGCGACGCAGTGCCGCGAACACCGCGCGGTCTCCACCCGGAGCGCGGCCGAGGCCGAGGTCGATGCGGCCGGGGTGGAGGGCGCCCAGGGTGCCGAATTGCTCGGCGATGGTCAGCGGCGAGTGGTTGGGAAGCATGACCCCGCCGGCTCCCACCCGAATGCGCTCGGTGTGGGCTGCCACGTGCGCGATCAGCACGCTCGTGGCGGACGACGCGATGGTGGGCATGTTGTGGTGCTCGGCGTACCAGACCCTCGCGTAACCGGCGGCGTCCGCGGCCTGCGCCAGGCGCACGGTGTGGGCGAGCGCTTGGGAGGGGGCCTCGTCGGGGGCGATGGGGGCAAGGTCGAGCACTGAAAGCGTGAGGGGCATGGTCATCTCAACGCGCGTAGGGCTCCGCCGCTTCCCCACACGCGATCGCGAGTGCCGCATCGATAGTCTCGGCCGCCGCCGCCGCGTCGATCCTGGTGAGCGTCATCGCGGCCACGATCAGGGAGGTGACGGCCATCGCGGTGGGTGCGACGCGGGAGGGGTCGAAGCCGGGCTGGTGAGTGAGTCCGCGCGCGATTGCCGCTTCGACCTCTGCCCGATACGCGGCGACCCGTTCGCGGACGGCCTCGTCCTTCGCGATGGGGGAGGCCGCGGTGTTCACCATGAGGCAGCCGTGCTCCGATGCGGCCGACGCAGGGGCGAGTAGCGCGGCCTTCATGCCATTGAGGTAGGTGCGGACGGCGTCCGGCGGGACGGGGTCTTGGGTGAGGACGCGCAGGCGGGGCCGGATGACCTCGTCGAGATAACTGTCGACCACGGCATCGAACAGCCCGCGCTTGGATCCAAACGCGTGATACAGGCTCGAGCGATTGAGGCCCGTGGCCTGCTCGAGGTCGGGAAGAGAGGCGCCCTCGAAGCCGTTGCTCCAGAAGACGGAGCGCGCGGCCCTGACCGCCTCCTGGGTGTCGAAGGTGCGCTTGCGGCCCATGTGCGGCCTCCTCGGTCGGGGGCGATCGATTTGTGAATCGCTCGTTTCACTATATATAGTACACCGAACGGTACAAAACCCTGTATGTCGACCCCGAGGAGTTTCCGTGCTTATTGCTGCGCTCGTGATTGCGGCCCTCGCAGCCGTGCTGCACGTCTACATCTTCGCGATGGAGTCGCTGTGGTGGACCACCCCGCGGGTGCGCGCCACGTTTGGACTCTCCGAGGCCGATGCCCAGACCACCCGGAGTTTGGCCCTCAACCAGGGCT from Demequina lutea includes:
- a CDS encoding P-loop NTPase → MPTEDMLRSALALVIDPEIRRPITEVGMVRSVEIDDDGVATIGIDLTIAACPMRERLTSDVDAAVRSVEGVTDVRIELGVMTDEQRLALRSKLRGGAPEAVIPFTQPGNLTKIYAIASGKGGVGKSTVTANLAAAMAADGLKVGVLDADIFGFSIPSMLGVKGQPTRLDDMLLPPISHDVKTVSIGMFVPEGQPVVWRGPMLHRALEQFLADVFWGDLDVLLLDLPPGTGDMAISVAQLLPHAELVVVTTPQTAAAGVAERAGSIATQTSQSVAGVIENMAWLEQADGSRLHLFGEGGGQHVADRLTATLGTPVPLLGQIPLEITTREGGDNGMPVVIGAPETAAAQAMVAIARSLTSRSRGLAGRKLAVTPVSGTGH
- a CDS encoding DUF1003 domain-containing protein; the protein is MAERLDRPKGERKLFKPRRSSQESDRFGRVSEGIARFLGTPRFLVYLTGFVVVWLVWNSIPFTAENHLRFDSPKLYFTALTLILSLQASYAAPLILLAQNRQDDRDRVSAEQDRQRAERSLADTAYLAREVAALRQALGETATRDFVRSELRSLLEELKDMDREREDEVSGE
- a CDS encoding magnesium transporter MgtE N-terminal domain-containing protein; translated protein: MSTGVERIFVARLAGTTVFDPLGDAVGRVRDVVLLLRRSGAPTAVGLVVEVPGRRRVFMPLTRVTSINPGQVICTGVVNLRRFQARASETLAIGELFERSVTLKAGRTLAYIEDIAIEQGRGRVWQVTKLYVRSGERRRGVLGLSRKGASSVVDLDEVTGLATRDKMQGAALVIESFADYKPADLAAALMEMSPARSAEIAGALDNERLADVLEELPEEDQVALLSTLRRDRAADVLEAMDPDDAADLLGDLPATEAAELLELMEPEDARQVRQLLGYEDDTAGGLMTTEPVIVGPETSVATCLALVRVEAIAPALASMVFVVRPPLETPTGRFIGLVHLQRLLREAPHDSVGNFVDPAIASLEPADSLAEVARRMAAYDILALPVVDEDNHLLGAISIDDVLDHLLPRDWREHEPRASRMTTAMKAVTTATEGSDG
- a CDS encoding phosphotransferase produces the protein MTLATAQPEAEVRVDAALVTSLITNQVPEAAGFALGERFEGKDAIVWRLGDAWAVRLPRRQVAADRHVTEVDWLPRIGASWPFRAPVPVRVGSPNTAFPWRWSVVPWVPGEPATKAPLSPAGATQLGRALAALHTDAPVQAPRHPRKSKPLAVRAARFEDRLATLARRTDGTAWRLNVNAARRVLGRGASVPRPAATWAHLDLKGQHILTYHGVLAGIIDWGDAGAGDPAADIGQCLVLLPPSHWDAFVEGLGGLDMPTFARARAEAIDYATMLALSRDKTDVAAGWLGLQALGVAQHHV
- a CDS encoding pyridoxal phosphate-dependent decarboxylase family protein; the protein is MTSPLAHALVQARTHPAALNRLRERIGLTTEAARRAGGYLAAAPYRPIAPSADAVAALDIFRRPLQSEPIPARDVLAELDVFGSPATVNQGVGRYFGYVNGGVEPAAAAAAILAGAWDQNVAMPGQSPVGAVLDEVAAGWIVDLLGLPSDAVATFTTGATLANFTAIVAARDALLARAGWSVEEHGLTGAPAIRVIAGAEVHASVLKSLRMAGLGPGIIERVPVDATGAIDADAFPTDTDALTLVLLQAGNVTSGSSDPFARIIPGVRERGGWVHVDGAFGLWAAASPTRKHLVKGVELADSWATDAHKWLNAPYDLGVVIVREREDLYRAMAITAPYLATADERPLLHLGPHMSQRARGVETWALLTARGRTGIAQLIDDSCDRASQFADLLRAAGVEVLARPVLNQVPVAFGEAPGEPGDDKVTDAVIVAIQAEGTLWAGASTWKGQRILRLSISDAATTSDDIDASAVAIVESWKAVLARPQRSTG
- a CDS encoding aminotransferase-like domain-containing protein; the encoded protein is MRTTAEQLTDVLDHWQTGTGPLYVQLANAIVSLAESGSLDHGTRMPSERALADHLHLSRNTVTAAYQRLRDAGWLEVRPGAAPTLGVSSRGVLGLSPQERFAQILTGQVQPLVAFNTASPPPAPIVKTALEDMASFLGGSPVQGNGYAALGDRDLVLAVTEHLRARGVDAKPEEVVITAGSQQAIWLAVTMLASAQRPVALESVTYPGVFDAVHAAGSRPLALPMGPAGLDAAASIKLLRAARPDVAYVTTFHNPTGTALADDDARILLEAAAALGTTVIDDRTIGELSLDGVDRTPFAAFGTGASVITIGGMSKLFWGGLRVGWLHTNATLAEQLRHRRAAMDLGSPLLFQRVAARLLTEHFDETKGGASRRYVSHSMPWTTPSRSTASIGNTRGRSAGPRCGCGFPMAGRQGLPRGPRRRGRRSRRVRPSRCCPVPEPTTSGCRSTCRPRRCG
- a CDS encoding LLM class flavin-dependent oxidoreductase, with product MTMPLTLSVLDLAPIAPDEAPSQALAHTVRLAQAADAAGYARVWYAEHHNMPTIASSATSVLIAHVAAHTERIRVGAGGVMLPNHSPLTIAEQFGTLGALHPGRIDLGLGRAPGGDRAVFAALRRSPSDSDRFPDDVVELRDYLAGASRVPGVQSVPHAASAADAVPLYILGSSLFGAQLAAALGLPYAFASHFAPAALHDAVRVYRDTFQPSDALAEPYVIAGVSVYAADDPADAATQFATSRRRRVRGMIQRGPIAREYSDDEVDAFLASPGGAQTAQMARYTAVGTAADVREYLESFATEARADELITVHGALDADDRERSLRLAAGSVA
- a CDS encoding TetR/AcrR family transcriptional regulator, whose product is MGRKRTFDTQEAVRAARSVFWSNGFEGASLPDLEQATGLNRSSLYHAFGSKRGLFDAVVDSYLDEVIRPRLRVLTQDPVPPDAVRTYLNGMKAALLAPASAASEHGCLMVNTAASPIAKDEAVRERVAAYRAEVEAAIARGLTHQPGFDPSRVAPTAMAVTSLIVAAMTLTRIDAAAAAETIDAALAIACGEAAEPYAR